One segment of Radiobacillus kanasensis DNA contains the following:
- a CDS encoding GTP pyrophosphokinase, whose translation MNWEVFLAPYAQVVEELKVKLKGMRAQFEYESRHSPIEFITGRVKPVLSIEEKARKKGIAEDRLEEEIQDIAGLRVVCQFVDDIYTVVNMLRSRKDFFIVEEKDYIVEKKDSGYRSYHMIIKYPVETIHGEKRIVAEIQIRTLAMNFWATNEHSLNYKYDGQIPGKIKTRLKRAAEAAFKLDEEMSNIKEEVQEAHRLFYEYKRKH comes from the coding sequence ATGAATTGGGAAGTGTTTCTAGCTCCCTATGCTCAAGTAGTAGAAGAGTTAAAAGTGAAGCTTAAAGGGATGAGAGCTCAGTTTGAATATGAATCAAGACATTCGCCAATTGAGTTTATAACAGGGAGAGTAAAACCAGTTCTGAGCATCGAGGAAAAAGCACGGAAAAAAGGGATTGCGGAAGATAGGCTGGAAGAAGAAATCCAGGATATTGCAGGACTTCGAGTGGTCTGCCAATTCGTGGATGATATATACACAGTTGTGAATATGCTTCGGTCAAGAAAAGATTTTTTTATAGTGGAAGAAAAAGATTACATAGTAGAAAAAAAGGATAGTGGCTATCGATCTTATCACATGATTATTAAATATCCAGTAGAAACTATTCATGGAGAAAAACGAATAGTAGCGGAAATACAGATTAGAACATTAGCTATGAACTTTTGGGCGACGAATGAACATTCGCTAAATTATAAATACGATGGACAAATTCCTGGCAAAATAAAAACAAGATTAAAACGAGCTGCAGAAGCTGCGTTTAAATTAGATGAAGAAATGTCGAATATAAAAGAAGAAGTGCAAGAGGCACACCGTTTATTCTATGAGTATAAACGTAAGCATTAG
- a CDS encoding NAD kinase has protein sequence MKFSIISKGDQKSEDIKDMVKQHLIEFDLLYDEEEPDLVLSVGGDGTFLEAFHRYQYRLEETAFLGLHTGHLGFYADWVPEEVEKLIIEIAKTPYQVIEYPLLDVTIRPKTGDEVHHFLALNECSVKTAEGSVVLDVLIKGEHFERFRGDGLCISTPSGSTAYNKALGGGIIHPSLPSIQITEMASINNRVFRTIGSPLILPDHHTCELYPIHDKSFLITIDHYTKNYSNVEAIECKVASEKIRFARFRPFPFWKRVRDSFVSDES, from the coding sequence GTGAAGTTTTCGATAATCTCTAAAGGGGATCAAAAGTCAGAAGATATAAAAGATATGGTGAAGCAACACCTTATTGAGTTTGATTTACTTTACGATGAAGAAGAGCCAGACCTTGTTCTGTCTGTTGGGGGAGATGGAACATTCTTAGAGGCTTTTCACCGCTACCAATATCGACTAGAAGAAACCGCATTTCTTGGTCTCCATACGGGGCATTTAGGCTTTTATGCGGATTGGGTACCAGAAGAAGTAGAAAAGCTAATTATCGAGATTGCCAAAACTCCATATCAAGTGATCGAATATCCTTTACTGGATGTCACCATTCGGCCAAAAACAGGGGACGAAGTGCACCATTTTCTTGCATTAAATGAATGCTCGGTCAAAACAGCGGAAGGTTCTGTTGTGCTTGATGTCTTGATTAAAGGAGAGCATTTTGAACGGTTCCGTGGAGACGGTTTATGCATTTCTACACCATCGGGGAGTACAGCTTATAACAAAGCATTAGGTGGTGGGATAATCCATCCATCGTTACCGTCCATTCAGATAACGGAGATGGCATCGATTAACAATCGCGTATTCCGTACAATCGGATCGCCTTTGATTCTTCCTGATCATCATACGTGTGAGCTGTATCCCATTCATGATAAAAGTTTTCTTATTACGATTGATCATTATACAAAGAATTATAGCAATGTGGAAGCTATTGAATGTAAGGTAGCGAGTGAAAAGATTCGCTTTGCTCGGTTCCGTCCATTTCCATTTTGGAAGAGGGTACGAGATTCGTTTGTTTCCGATGAATCCTAG
- the prpE gene encoding bis(5'-nucleosyl)-tetraphosphatase PrpE, giving the protein MKVDIIGDIHGCLEELKELFQELGYKWEGDIPVHPDGRIPVFLGDLTDRGPDSIGVIDLVYQMVASNKAKYVPGNHCNKLYRFFLGNKVKEQHGLETTTAEYRQLDSKRQKEVRHHFITLYEKAPLYLELPEVQAVVAHAGISEKLIGQSGKKVQTFVLYGDITGESHSDGRPVRRDWAQHYTGNRWIVYGHTPVRKPRVVNKTINIDTGCVFGNALTAFRLPEESLVSVPSKQPFVEEKFNYYDEG; this is encoded by the coding sequence TTGAAGGTAGATATTATTGGGGACATACATGGATGTCTAGAGGAATTAAAGGAGCTATTTCAGGAGCTTGGCTACAAATGGGAAGGTGATATTCCTGTTCATCCTGATGGGAGAATACCTGTCTTTTTAGGAGATTTAACGGATCGCGGTCCCGATTCCATCGGTGTCATTGATCTCGTATATCAAATGGTAGCTTCGAATAAGGCCAAATATGTACCCGGGAATCATTGCAATAAACTTTATCGCTTCTTCCTTGGCAACAAGGTGAAAGAACAGCATGGCTTAGAAACAACTACTGCAGAATATAGGCAGCTGGATTCCAAGCGACAAAAAGAGGTTCGTCATCACTTTATAACCCTTTATGAAAAGGCACCTTTATATTTAGAGCTACCGGAAGTACAAGCAGTTGTCGCCCATGCCGGAATTAGTGAGAAGTTAATCGGACAGTCTGGAAAAAAAGTTCAAACCTTCGTCCTTTATGGAGATATTACAGGGGAGTCCCATAGCGATGGTAGACCAGTTCGCCGAGATTGGGCCCAACATTATACCGGAAACCGTTGGATTGTGTACGGTCACACACCAGTCCGCAAGCCCCGAGTAGTCAACAAAACCATTAATATAGATACAGGCTGTGTATTCGGGAACGCCCTGACTGCCTTTCGTCTTCCGGAAGAGTCCCTTGTATCCGTGCCATCCAAACAACCTTTTGTGGAAGAAAAATTTAATTACTATGATGAGGGATAG
- a CDS encoding RluA family pseudouridine synthase, protein MKWSITKEHDSMLVRDFLHQVCGLSRRIIKVLKFQGGSILVDGAHKDVRHKLQEGETIQIIFPPEARGPAMVAERLPIEIVYEDEDVLVINKPAGIATIPSVNHTSGTIANRLLGYYDEQNLQYTVHIVTRLDRDTSGLLLVAKHRLSHSILSRDQKLGAVNRSYYAIVEGQLQERQSTIDLPIGRKEDSIIQRAVLPDGQQAITHYEVEQEMADETLVSVRLQTGRTHQIRVHFSHLGHPLLGDDLYGGDLTKMKRQALHCKSLAFNQPFSGERITLGCDMPGDMASLLKEKVFDHK, encoded by the coding sequence GTGAAGTGGTCCATTACAAAAGAGCATGACTCCATGCTAGTACGAGATTTTTTACATCAGGTGTGCGGATTGTCTCGCCGTATTATAAAGGTTTTAAAATTTCAAGGAGGATCCATTCTGGTGGATGGTGCACATAAAGATGTTCGCCATAAACTCCAAGAAGGGGAAACCATCCAAATTATTTTCCCTCCAGAAGCACGCGGACCTGCGATGGTCGCAGAGCGCTTGCCAATAGAAATCGTGTACGAGGATGAGGATGTTCTCGTCATCAATAAACCAGCTGGAATTGCGACGATCCCATCGGTTAATCACACGAGTGGAACCATCGCTAACCGCTTATTAGGATATTACGATGAACAAAACCTACAATATACGGTTCATATCGTGACGCGACTAGATAGAGATACTAGCGGACTCCTGTTAGTCGCCAAGCATCGTCTCAGCCATTCTATTTTGTCTAGAGATCAAAAATTAGGGGCTGTAAATAGAAGCTATTATGCTATCGTGGAAGGGCAATTACAGGAAAGACAGTCCACCATTGATTTACCAATTGGTCGAAAAGAAGATTCAATTATTCAGCGAGCTGTCTTACCGGATGGACAACAAGCGATTACCCATTACGAGGTGGAACAAGAGATGGCGGATGAGACACTAGTATCCGTGCGCTTACAAACCGGAAGAACCCATCAAATAAGAGTGCATTTTTCGCATCTAGGTCACCCTTTGCTTGGGGATGATTTATATGGTGGAGACCTAACAAAAATGAAAAGACAGGCCTTGCATTGTAAATCACTCGCATTTAACCAGCCTTTTTCGGGAGAGAGAATTACATTGGGGTGTGACATGCCTGGAGATATGGCGAGTCTGTTGAAAGAAAAAGTTTTTGATCATAAGTAG